One genomic segment of Dysosmobacter sp. Marseille-Q4140 includes these proteins:
- the alr gene encoding alanine racemase — translation MEDTILRRTWAEIDLDALAHNYRRARELTGPGVRYLGVVKADAYGHGAIQVAAQLEELGADYLAVSSLDEARELRHGGIDAPILILGHTPPEMVPELIRYHITQAVSARAKAEEYNAAASACGGRLKVHIKVDTGMSRLGFLVRDEHFDGGVEAIAASCALPGLEAEGIFTHFAVSDEDDTDSEAYTREQFALFLRVVNALAERGRTFPIRHCANSGALARYPEMYLDMVRPGIALYGVGDDAKRLGLRPVMTLKSSVSTIKIFDPGTDISYGRTYRAADKARIGVLPIGYADGLFRGLSNRLAVVTDQGPAPIRGRICMDMTMVDLTGLPDVKVGSEVEIFGRRQSVDHLAQLLDTISYELLCAVSKRVPRVYLRDGQVVERALRLQ, via the coding sequence ATGGAAGATACGATCTTACGGCGCACCTGGGCGGAGATCGACCTGGACGCCCTGGCCCACAACTACCGCCGGGCCAGGGAGCTGACGGGGCCCGGCGTGCGGTATCTGGGCGTGGTGAAGGCCGACGCCTACGGCCACGGTGCCATCCAGGTGGCCGCCCAACTGGAGGAGCTGGGGGCCGACTACCTGGCGGTGTCCAGTCTGGACGAGGCCCGGGAGCTGCGCCACGGCGGCATCGACGCCCCCATCCTGATCCTGGGGCACACCCCGCCGGAGATGGTGCCGGAGCTGATCCGCTACCATATCACCCAGGCGGTGTCCGCCCGGGCCAAGGCGGAGGAGTACAATGCCGCGGCGTCTGCCTGCGGCGGGAGGCTGAAGGTCCACATCAAGGTGGACACCGGCATGTCCCGGCTGGGTTTCCTGGTGCGGGACGAACACTTTGACGGCGGCGTGGAGGCCATCGCCGCCTCCTGCGCCCTGCCGGGGCTGGAGGCGGAGGGCATCTTCACCCACTTCGCCGTCTCCGACGAGGACGATACGGACAGCGAGGCCTACACCCGGGAGCAGTTCGCCCTGTTCCTGCGGGTGGTGAACGCCCTGGCGGAGCGGGGGCGGACCTTCCCCATCCGCCACTGCGCCAACAGCGGCGCCCTGGCCCGGTATCCGGAGATGTACCTGGATATGGTCCGGCCCGGCATCGCCCTGTACGGCGTGGGAGACGACGCCAAGCGGCTGGGCCTGCGGCCGGTGATGACCCTCAAGTCCAGCGTCTCCACCATCAAGATCTTCGACCCCGGCACCGACATCAGCTACGGCCGCACCTACCGCGCGGCGGACAAGGCCCGCATCGGCGTGCTGCCCATCGGCTATGCCGACGGGCTGTTCCGGGGGCTTTCCAACCGTCTTGCCGTGGTGACGGACCAGGGGCCCGCCCCCATCCGGGGTCGGATCTGCATGGACATGACCATGGTGGATCTGACCGGCCTGCCCGACGTGAAGGTGGGCAGCGAGGTGGAGATCTTCGGCCGGCGCCAGAGCGTGGACCATCTGGCACAGCTGCTGGACACCATTTCCTACGAGCTGCTCTGCGCCGTCAGCAAGCGGGTGCCCCGGGTCTACCTGCGGGACGGACAGGTGGTGGAACGGGCCCTGCGCCTCCAGTAA
- a CDS encoding type II toxin-antitoxin system PemK/MazF family toxin: MGTSFRRSVNFVDTSVKRGDIYYADLSPVVGSEQGGVRPVLIIQNDTGNRYSPTVIAAAITSQTGKARLPTHIDLPVEQSCGLSRDSVVLLEQVRTLDKKRLREKMGHVEEGVMERVDLAIAVSFGLPHDQLV; this comes from the coding sequence ATGGGTACTTCATTTCGGCGGAGTGTGAACTTTGTGGATACGAGTGTCAAGCGCGGCGATATTTACTATGCCGATCTCTCCCCGGTGGTCGGCAGTGAGCAGGGCGGCGTCCGGCCGGTCCTGATCATCCAGAACGACACCGGAAACCGTTACAGCCCCACCGTGATCGCGGCGGCCATCACTTCCCAGACCGGGAAGGCCCGGCTGCCCACACATATCGACCTCCCCGTGGAACAGAGCTGCGGCCTGAGCCGGGATTCCGTGGTCCTGCTGGAGCAGGTGCGGACCCTGGATAAAAAGCGGCTGCGGGAGAAAATGGGCCATGTGGAGGAAGGCGTGATGGAACGGGTGGACCTGGCGATCGCAGTGAGCTTCGGACTGCCTCACGACCAGCTGGTCTGA
- the nrdR gene encoding transcriptional regulator NrdR, protein MKCPYCGYSESKVIDSRPADENSSIRRRRECLSCGKRFTTYETVESLPMVVVKKDGSRQSFERRKVLGGMIRACEKRPVPLAELEKIAAEIEQDLQNSMDREISTEIVGEKVMERLRAVDQVAYVRFASVYRQFKDIDTFMAELNKLLADNR, encoded by the coding sequence ATGAAATGCCCCTATTGCGGATACAGTGAGAGCAAGGTCATCGATTCCCGCCCTGCCGACGAGAACAGCAGCATCCGCCGCCGGCGGGAGTGCCTGTCCTGCGGCAAGCGCTTCACCACCTACGAGACGGTGGAGAGTTTGCCCATGGTGGTGGTGAAAAAGGACGGCAGCCGTCAGAGCTTTGAGCGGCGCAAGGTCCTGGGCGGCATGATCCGGGCCTGTGAGAAGCGGCCGGTCCCCTTGGCGGAGTTGGAGAAAATTGCCGCGGAGATCGAGCAGGACCTGCAAAACTCCATGGACCGGGAGATCAGTACCGAGATCGTCGGCGAGAAGGTCATGGAGCGGCTGCGGGCCGTGGACCAGGTGGCCTATGTGCGCTTTGCCTCCGTCTACCGCCAGTTCAAGGACATCGACACCTTCATGGCGGAGCTGAACAAGCTCCTGGCCGACAACCGCTGA
- a CDS encoding DUF4363 family protein, whose amino-acid sequence MKAYLKPLAVLAAILAFALWNGAAMTAHTDRWRAQVEQADALAQAEDWSRAVEILADSYADWSGKQTYLHIVTEHDAVDDAEAMYRRALAFAATRELTEFRAELADLRDQLRLLAEMERLNVKNVL is encoded by the coding sequence ATGAAAGCCTACCTCAAGCCTCTGGCGGTGCTGGCGGCCATCCTGGCCTTCGCCCTCTGGAACGGCGCCGCCATGACCGCCCACACGGACCGCTGGCGCGCCCAGGTGGAGCAGGCCGACGCCCTGGCTCAGGCGGAGGATTGGAGCCGGGCCGTGGAGATCCTGGCGGACAGCTACGCCGACTGGTCCGGCAAGCAGACCTACCTCCACATCGTCACGGAGCACGACGCCGTGGACGACGCCGAGGCCATGTACCGGCGGGCCCTGGCCTTTGCCGCCACCCGGGAACTGACGGAGTTCCGGGCGGAGCTGGCGGACCTGCGGGATCAGCTGCGCCTGCTGGCGGAGATGGAACGGCTCAATGTGAAGAACGTCCTGTGA
- a CDS encoding DUF421 domain-containing protein has product MMTAFARSCILYFLIMIGLRLMGKRQIGELEPSELVLTMMVSDLATVPMQDFGIPLLAGVVPILTLLSLSLLLSQLSLHHLRLRALICGTPAILIEKGRICQSAMRKNRYTLDELLEELREQGYSRVADVKYAVLENSGQLSVFPWTAQQPPTAQQLGLDLKDDVTLPTVLINDGRLLRQNLAACGRDEQWLKKQLSREKAASPREVFLMTLDEDGTVFCVKKEPTP; this is encoded by the coding sequence GTGATGACCGCCTTTGCCCGCTCCTGCATCCTGTACTTTCTCATCATGATCGGCCTGCGGCTCATGGGAAAGCGGCAGATCGGCGAGCTGGAGCCCAGCGAGCTGGTCCTGACCATGATGGTCTCGGACCTGGCCACTGTCCCCATGCAGGACTTCGGGATCCCGCTGCTGGCGGGCGTGGTGCCCATTTTGACGCTGCTGTCCCTCTCACTCCTGTTAAGTCAACTCTCTTTACACCATTTGCGGCTCCGGGCCTTAATCTGCGGAACGCCCGCCATTCTCATCGAAAAGGGCCGCATCTGTCAGTCGGCCATGCGGAAAAACCGCTACACCCTGGACGAGCTCCTGGAGGAGCTGCGGGAGCAGGGATACAGCCGGGTGGCGGACGTGAAATACGCGGTGCTGGAAAACTCCGGCCAGCTGTCGGTCTTTCCCTGGACGGCCCAGCAGCCCCCCACCGCTCAGCAGCTGGGGCTGGACCTCAAGGACGACGTAACGCTGCCCACGGTGCTCATCAACGACGGCCGGCTCCTCCGGCAGAACCTCGCTGCCTGCGGCCGGGACGAGCAGTGGCTGAAAAAGCAGCTGTCCCGGGAAAAGGCCGCCTCCCCCCGGGAGGTGTTCCTGATGACCCTGGACGAGGACGGCACTGTATTCTGCGTGAAAAAGGAGCCGACGCCATGA
- the glmS gene encoding glutamine--fructose-6-phosphate transaminase (isomerizing): MCGIIGFVGREPAAPILLEGLARMEYRGYDSAGVAVRSETRGLQVKKAKGRLQVLSDMIHGGADLEGTLGIGHTRWATHGEPNDANAHPHVSENGQIALVHNGIIENYLELKEHLQKLGVTFHSDTDSEVVAQLLEFHYNECGNMLEAVGRCLRRIEGSYALGIICADYPNALIAARKDSPLIIGYGKGGNYIASDVTAVLKYTREVTYMDDGEIAVLTADTVDVFDDELVPVEKKHSQVDWDVSAAEKGGYPHFMLKEIMEQPEAIRKTISPRIRDGRVVLDDLHMPEDYVREISRIFIIACGSSYHVGMVSKYNWEKLMRRPVEVVLASEFRYCDPLVDEKTLVIVISQSGETLDTMAAMREAKRRGGRTLAIVNVVGSSIARDADDVLYTWAGPEIAVATTKAYTTQLVLMDLVGLYLAEKLGTVDPKEYDTIVSQVQTLPDLMQQFLDHTEDIPYFASRYFNHNSIFFIGRNLDYAMGLEGSLKLKEISYIHSEAYASGELKHGTISLIEEGTLVVALGTYAPLFDKAMSNVVEVKARGAEVLALTTEAFRSKMEKNADAIIAVPEVHPVLQPSLGVVPLQLFSYYVALQRGCDIDKPRNLAKSVTVE; encoded by the coding sequence ATGTGCGGAATTATTGGATTTGTGGGCCGGGAGCCGGCCGCCCCGATCTTGCTGGAGGGCCTTGCCCGGATGGAGTACCGGGGCTACGACTCCGCCGGCGTGGCGGTGCGCTCTGAGACCCGCGGCCTCCAGGTGAAAAAGGCCAAGGGCCGTCTCCAGGTGCTCTCCGACATGATCCACGGCGGCGCCGATCTGGAGGGCACTCTGGGCATTGGCCATACCCGCTGGGCCACCCACGGCGAGCCCAACGACGCCAACGCCCACCCCCATGTCAGCGAGAACGGCCAGATCGCCCTGGTCCACAACGGCATTATCGAGAACTATCTGGAGCTGAAGGAGCACCTGCAGAAGCTGGGCGTCACCTTCCACTCCGACACGGACTCCGAGGTGGTGGCCCAGCTGCTGGAGTTCCACTACAACGAGTGCGGCAATATGCTGGAGGCCGTGGGCCGCTGCCTGCGCCGGATCGAGGGCTCCTACGCCCTGGGCATCATCTGTGCCGACTATCCCAACGCCCTGATCGCCGCCCGGAAGGACAGTCCCCTCATCATCGGCTACGGCAAGGGCGGCAACTATATCGCCTCCGACGTGACCGCCGTGCTGAAGTACACCCGGGAGGTCACTTATATGGACGACGGCGAGATCGCCGTCCTGACCGCCGACACCGTGGATGTGTTCGACGACGAGCTGGTGCCGGTGGAGAAGAAGCACAGCCAGGTGGACTGGGACGTGTCCGCCGCCGAGAAGGGCGGCTACCCCCACTTCATGCTCAAGGAGATCATGGAGCAGCCCGAGGCCATCCGCAAGACCATCTCTCCCCGCATCCGGGACGGCCGGGTGGTGCTGGACGACCTGCACATGCCCGAGGACTACGTCCGGGAGATCTCCCGCATCTTCATCATCGCCTGCGGCTCCAGCTATCACGTGGGTATGGTCAGCAAGTACAACTGGGAAAAGCTGATGCGCCGCCCGGTGGAGGTGGTGCTGGCCAGCGAGTTCCGCTACTGCGACCCGCTGGTGGATGAAAAGACCCTGGTCATCGTCATCAGCCAGTCCGGCGAGACTCTGGACACCATGGCCGCCATGCGGGAGGCCAAGCGCCGGGGCGGCCGGACCCTGGCCATCGTCAACGTGGTGGGCTCCTCCATCGCCCGGGACGCCGACGACGTGCTCTACACCTGGGCCGGCCCCGAAATCGCCGTGGCCACCACCAAGGCCTACACCACCCAGCTGGTGCTGATGGATCTGGTGGGCCTGTACCTGGCGGAAAAGCTGGGCACCGTGGATCCCAAGGAGTACGACACCATCGTCTCCCAGGTCCAGACCCTGCCGGACCTGATGCAGCAGTTCCTGGACCACACCGAGGACATCCCCTATTTTGCCTCCCGGTACTTCAATCACAACTCCATCTTCTTCATCGGCCGGAACCTGGACTACGCCATGGGCCTGGAGGGCTCCCTGAAGCTCAAGGAGATCAGCTATATCCACTCCGAGGCCTACGCCTCCGGCGAGCTCAAGCACGGCACCATCTCCCTGATCGAGGAGGGGACACTGGTGGTGGCCCTGGGCACCTACGCGCCGCTGTTCGACAAGGCCATGAGCAACGTGGTGGAGGTGAAGGCCCGGGGCGCCGAGGTACTGGCGCTGACCACCGAGGCCTTCCGGTCCAAGATGGAGAAGAACGCCGACGCCATCATCGCCGTGCCGGAGGTGCATCCGGTCCTGCAGCCCTCCCTGGGCGTGGTGCCGCTGCAGCTGTTCTCCTACTACGTGGCGCTGCAGCGGGGCTGCGACATCGACAAGCCCCGGAACCTGGCAAAGTCCGTCACGGTG